A single genomic interval of Cataglyphis hispanica isolate Lineage 1 chromosome 25, ULB_Chis1_1.0, whole genome shotgun sequence harbors:
- the LOC126858371 gene encoding A-kinase anchor protein 13-like isoform X5 has product MEKRQEVLAPFSSDECPNSGEDSEEDVITDYLGSSHSDCDRVPPIINGDLRGLSLHGGIITEIGYITKDNTDKVSIVMSDSGEEQQHQRQQQQQQQHPLLALGTNIQTQPNPLVPIISVTPHSPGLAKNYPVLEENLQQLHEIHDCIQRMRDLTLGTLGYHIRVSNNSDSPQRLTSSCPSLCPLITAELVSRSGNNHHDTGSDPDLFLANCSTNSSPTHFPSVGGRARTQQSQGIDRRRSWTGDLEDLEESRRGNRRYSGQNHLQAQNMVNIVRYLLKPGHDPISRQRSISLSSLDSENELELDGKSCAGPVSVGNRACRSQTSTHSLNEADLVQSEYQKIVIKRDSQRLTESSSLMPGLTGSRLPLQKSISTPSIVTPQVHAHLAETGTRTTPSLAATAYDDHHSEKTRRKRGSIFFRKKKDKSGKKTNQQHLWVTMTVGSQGSLLCDVCMKHSTNKPLLHCDNCGASVHQSQGCKDQLILECVKSKHQSSKSASKSLSSVSTITSNSSINKRGSTTSLPLPASSGSGSQTINEEKDGESGQHRDLPSGWEEFDFGDDVHQFTVGDLEEIDPELTLGKEEPDSWSSAIGRNVALRLVDHCEREVKRQEHIYEFVLTEKHHCLVLLAMEKIFAEGLRRHFRLGQPDLERMFPRLRDLIDIHLRFLQKLRKRQNANPVVSTIVDILVEQFSGDNAQRMKSAYGEFCSRHRDAVEAYKYYLRNDPRFARFVRHCQTNPLLKKKGIPECILFVTQRLTKYPLLIEPLIKTSTVQDEGEDLRKALVLVKEILADVDACVADKEREDRKLEIYNKIDAKSFITYRGAKFKKSDIINRVLKFEGTAYLMQGRGKMTAIVVVVLSDILFFLAERDQKYAFFVPDNKAGIVSLQKLLVREKARQESSIYLISSNPAEPEMFELKIQKPKDKQLWIQAIRSAVEACPQESENEADALMENSNELRDIRSSSISLVSVEEKQRIAKAKESHILRIVGELRKKDTEQALLFEEKINLQMRLLQAANIWNGNESDNERIEKLEKEVADYTRLVHNERTDTTQLWQEVFVAVQEATRLASSLSFNVGGANLSRSLSSAGERHSEAYVSPALCVPRRAETFAGFDHNKERHPLRDPNALHTVLPVPKLGELPKENPEQKEGPELETNKDQQWAAIRLSNHIYTLVCIISSQMTTIDSLQAQLAACKDGGTGKSSNNRPNPNRQLEELRNLQDQHYRDKAAFQAASQQEKMQLEEERAELARQREQLAAEQRDVTQQRDQLYRRLEALERQGVTLVGSSTTGSIHLSHLTQNTETMQQTARSKAQSEAKRIPLNLISATNQQKVQSNLPVKQQLPLKLASGSNNNTRSNSTASNNSPDRHSRTGSSPAIVTSSAYSSPELGNSHHHGIGSGSHTYSSNRSFRITRSPPEVSYAQQQQRSSEQHSQQQQQQPLEEEVIFF; this is encoded by the exons ACGAGTGTCCGAACAGCGGCGAGGATAGCGAGGAGGATGTAATAACCGATTACCTTGGCTCATCGCACTCCGACTGCGATCGCGTGCCGCCTATCATTAATGGAGATCTGCGCGGCCTGAGTCTGCACGGCGGCATAATCACGGAAATTGGCTACATCACCAAAGACAATACCGACAAAGTGTCGATCGTCATGTCCGACAGCGGCGAGGAACAGCAGCACCAAcggcagcaacagcagcagcaacaacatcCGTTGCTCGCACTCGGCACTAATATACAAACCCAGCCTAATCCTCTGGTACCCATCATTAGCGTCACCCCGCACTCACCCGGTCTGGCTAAGAACTATCCGGTCCTAG AGGAGAACTTGCAGCAACTGCACGAGATCCATGATTGCATTCAGCGTATGCGAGACCTTACGTTGGGTACTTTGGGGTACCATATTCGCGTGTCCAACAATTCTGACTCTCCGCAGAGATTGACTTCCTCCTGCCCGTCCTTGTGTCCGCTGATCACCGCCGAGCTCGTATCTCGTTCCGGTAACAATCATCATGACACTGGTTCCGATCCAGATCTCTTCCTTGCTAATTGCTCCACCAACAGTTCCCCGACGCATTTCCCGTCGGTAGGCGGTCGCGCTCGCACGCAACAGTCGCAGGGTATAGACAGGCGACGCAGCTGGACCGGGGATCTGGAAGATCTGGAAGAGAGTCGGCGTGGTAATCGTCGATACTCTGGGCAGAATCATCTGCAGGCCCAAAATATGGTTAATATCGTCCGTTACTTGTTGAAACCAGGGCACGATCCGATCTCG CGACAACGCAGCATTAGTTTAAGTAGCCTAGACAGCGAAAACGAGCTAGAATTAGATGGGAAATCATGTGCCGGACCGGTAAGCGTAGGCAATCGGGCATGCAGATCACAAACGAGCACTCACTCACTGAACGAAGCTGATCTTGTACAG AGTGAATATCAGAAGATAGTCATAAAGAGGGATAGTCAGAGGTTAACAGAAAGTAGCAGTTTAATGCCAGGGCTGACTGGTTCGCGTTTACCTCTTCAGAAATCCATATCTACGCCCTCGATCGTTACACCGCAAGTTCACGCGCATTTAGCCGAAACCGGAACTCGGACAACGCCTTCACTTGCAGC TACTGCATATGATGATCATCATTCCGAAAAAACTAGAAGAAAGCGCGGTTCTATCTTCTTTCGTAAAAAGAAG GATAAAAGCGGGAAGAAAACCAATCAGCAACATTTATGGGTAACGATGACAGTAGGATCTCAAGGAAGCTTATTGTGTGATGTTTGTATGAAACATTCGACGAATAAGCCGCTCCTTCATTGCGACA ATTGCGGAGCATCGGTTCATCAAAGTCAAGGATGCAAGGATCAATTGATACTGGAATGTGTCAAGTCTAAACATCAGTCCAGCAAATCTGCATCAAAATCTTTATCGAGCGTTTCTACAATTACAAGTAACAGCAGCATTAACAAACGTGGTTCCACGACGTCGTTGCCTCTGCCAGCGTCATCCGGAAGCGGAAG TCAAACGataaacgaagaaaaagatgGCGAGAGCGGACAACATCGTGATCTTCCCAG tggaTGGGAAGAATTTGATTTTGGTGACGACGTTCATCAATTCACCGTGGGCGATCTCGAAGAGATAGATCCCGAGCTGACGTTGGGAAAGGAAGAACCTGATTCTTGGAGCTCTGCAATCGGTCGTAACGTTGCGCTGCGCCTCGTCGATCATTGTGAGCGCGAAGTGAAGAGACAGgaacatatatatgaattcgTGCTTACGGAGAAGCACCATTGCCTGGTGCTGCTTGCGATGGAAAAGATCTTCGCGGAGGGATTGCGACGGCACTTTCGTCTCGGTCAACCGGATCTCGAACGTATGTTCCCCCGATTGCGGGATTTGATCGACATCCATCTgcgatttttgcaaaaactgCGAAAACGGCAGAATGCCAATCCCGTAGTTTCCACGATCGTCGACATTCTAGTCGAGCAGTTCTCAGGTGATAACGCGCAACGCATGAAAAGCGCGTACGGGGAGTTTTGTAGTCGTCACCGGGACGCCGTCGAGGCATACAAGTATTATCTGCGTAACGACCCTCGTTTCGCCCGTTTTGTACGGCACTGTCAG ACAAATCCTTTGTTGAAAAAGAAAGGTATACCTGAGTGTATACTTTTTGTTACTCAACGTTTGACAAAATATCCATTGCTGATTGAGCCACTCATTAAAACTAGCACTGTGCAAGACGAAGGTGAAGATCTACGTAAAGCACTAGTTCTCGTTAAAGAGATTTTAGCTGATGTAGATGCCTGCGTAGCCGATAAGGAACGAGAAGATAGAAAATTAGAGATATACAATAA GATTGACGCGAAATCATTCATTACGTATCGTGGTgccaaatttaaaaagtcgGACATAATCAACAGAGTATTGAAGTTTGAGGGCACTGCTTATTTGATGCAAGGTCGCGGCAAAATGACTGCCATCGTAGTGGTCGTTCTCTCAGACATATTGTTTTTCTTAGCTGAGAGAGATCAGAAATATGCGTTCTTCGTGCCTGACAATAAAGCCGGTATAGTGTCGCTGCAGAAGCTGTTAGTCCGCGAAAAAGCCCGTCAGGAATCCAGTATTTACCTAATAAGCAGCAATCCGGCTGAACCTGAAATGTTTGAACTGAAGATTCAGAAACCAAAGGACAAACAACTATGGATACAGGCGATTCGATCGGCAGTCGAGGCTTGCCCGCAGGAGTCCGAGAACGAAGCTGATGCACTGATGGAAAATAGTAACGAATTGCGAGATATTCGCTCCTCCTCGATCTCGCTAGTGTCTGTCGAAGAGAAGCAACGTATCGCCAAAGCTAAGGAATCACACATACTTAGAATTGTCG GCGAATTGCGAAAAAAGGATACTGAGCAGGCGCTGCTGTTTGAAGAGAAGATCAATTTGCAAATGCGACTTTTACAAGCGGCGAACATTTGGAACGGGAACGAGAGCGACAATGAGAGAATCGAGAAACTTGAGAAGGAAGTCGCTGATTACACTCGGTTGGTGCACAACGAGAGGACTGATACCACTCAATTATGGCAGGAG GTATTTGTAGCCGTGCAAGAAGCGACACGTCTTGCTAGCTCGTTGTCATTTAACGTAGGTGGCGCTAATTTATCGAGAAGCTTAAGTTCTGCCGGTGAACGTCACAGTGAAGCTTATGTTTCGCCAGCTCTTTGTGTGCCTCGAAGAGCCGAAACTTTCGCCGGTTTTGATCACAACAAG GAGAGACACCCGCTGCGTGATCCAAACGCGTTGCATACCGTACTTCCCGTTCCGAAACTCGGCGAGTTACCGAAAGAAAATCCCGAACAGAAGGAAGGTCCAGAATTAGAGACGAACAAGGATCAACAGTGGGCGGCAATACGTTTGTCTAATCACATTTATACGTTGGTTTGTATAATAAGTAGTCAGATGACGACAATCGACAGTCTACAGGCGCAACTGGCCGCGTGTAAAGACGGCGGCACGGGTAAATCATCTAATAATCGTCCGAATCCGAATCGTCAATTGGAAGAGTTGCGAAATCTACAGGATCAGCATTATCGAGATAAAGCGGCGTTTCAAGCTGCGTCTCAGCAGGAGAAAATGCAATTGGAGGAGGAACGAGCCGAGCTAGCCCGCCAAAGAGAGCAGTTGGCCGCCGAGCAGCGAGATGTGACACAGCAACGAGATCAGTTGTATCGACGGCTCGAGGCGTTAGAACGACAGGGTGTTACATTAGTCGGAAGTTCCACGACCGGCTCGATTCACCTGTCGCACTTGACACAGAACACAGAAACGATGCAGCAAACTGCACGCAGCAAAGCGCAATCTGAAGCCAAACGCATCCCCCTGAATCTGATCAGCGCGACAAATCAACAAAAAGTGCAAAGCAACTTGCCAGTCAAACAGCAACTGCCGCTAAAGCTTGCCAGCGGGAGTAACAACAATACAAG AAGCAACAGTACCGCGAGTAATAACAGTCCAGATCGGCACTCTAGAACAGGCAGTAGCCCGGCGATCGTCACCAGTTCTGCGTACTCTTCACCGGAGCTCGGAAATAGCCATCATCACGGAATCGGCAGCGGGAGTCACACGTACTCATCGAATCGTTCATTTCGGATCACTCGCTCTCCGCCCGAAGTCTCATATGCGCAGCAGCAACAGCGAAGCTCGGAGCAGCACTCgcaacagcaacaacagcagccGCTGGAGGAAGAGGTGATCTTTTTCTGA
- the LOC126858371 gene encoding rho guanine nucleotide exchange factor 18-like isoform X2 yields the protein MEKRQEVLAPFSSDECPNSGEDSEEDVITDYLGSSHSDCDRVPPIINGDLRGLSLHGGIITEIGYITKDNTDKVSIVMSDSGEEQQHQRQQQQQQQHPLLALGTNIQTQPNPLVPIISVTPHSPGLAKNYPVLEENLQQLHEIHDCIQRMRDLTLGTLGYHIRVSNNSDSPQRLTSSCPSLCPLITAELVSRSGNNHHDTGSDPDLFLANCSTNSSPTHFPSVGGRARTQQSQGIDRRRSWTGDLEDLEESRRGNRRYSGQNHLQAQNMVNIVRYLLKPGHDPISRQRSISLSSLDSENELELDGKSCAGPVSVGNRACRSQTSTHSLNEADLVQSEYQKIVIKRDSQRLTESSSLMPGLTGSRLPLQKSISTPSIVTPQVHAHLAETGTRTTPSLAARHERNEKGSGSETETEDLHTPHSHEFHEDREGTPSVQISLDELLTDTAYDDHHSEKTRRKRGSIFFRKKKDKSGKKTNQQHLWVTMTVGSQGSLLCDVCMKHSTNKPLLHCDNCGASVHQSQGCKDQLILECVKSKHQSSKSASKSLSSVSTITSNSSINKRGSTTSLPLPASSGSGSQTINEEKDGESGQHRDLPSGWEEFDFGDDVHQFTVGDLEEIDPELTLGKEEPDSWSSAIGRNVALRLVDHCEREVKRQEHIYEFVLTEKHHCLVLLAMEKIFAEGLRRHFRLGQPDLERMFPRLRDLIDIHLRFLQKLRKRQNANPVVSTIVDILVEQFSGDNAQRMKSAYGEFCSRHRDAVEAYKYYLRNDPRFARFVRHCQTNPLLKKKGIPECILFVTQRLTKYPLLIEPLIKTSTVQDEGEDLRKALVLVKEILADVDACVADKEREDRKLEIYNKIDAKSFITYRGAKFKKSDIINRVLKFEGTAYLMQGRGKMTAIVVVVLSDILFFLAERDQKYAFFVPDNKAGIVSLQKLLVREKARQESSIYLISSNPAEPEMFELKIQKPKDKQLWIQAIRSAVEACPQESENEADALMENSNELRDIRSSSISLVSVEEKQRIAKAKESHILRIVGELRKKDTEQALLFEEKINLQMRLLQAANIWNGNESDNERIEKLEKEVADYTRLVHNERTDTTQLWQEVFVAVQEATRLASSLSFNVGGANLSRSLSSAGERHSEAYVSPALCVPRRAETFAGFDHNKERHPLRDPNALHTVLPVPKLGELPKENPEQKEGPELETNKDQQWAAIRLSNHIYTLVCIISSQMTTIDSLQAQLAACKDGGTGKSSNNRPNPNRQLEELRNLQDQHYRDKAAFQAASQQEKMQLEEERAELARQREQLAAEQRDVTQQRDQLYRRLEALERQGVTLVGSSTTGSIHLSHLTQNTETMQQTARSKAQSEAKRIPLNLISATNQQKVQSNLPVKQQLPLKLASGSNNNTRSNSTASNNSPDRHSRTGSSPAIVTSSAYSSPELGNSHHHGIGSGSHTYSSNRSFRITRSPPEVSYAQQQQRSSEQHSQQQQQQPLEEEVIFF from the exons ACGAGTGTCCGAACAGCGGCGAGGATAGCGAGGAGGATGTAATAACCGATTACCTTGGCTCATCGCACTCCGACTGCGATCGCGTGCCGCCTATCATTAATGGAGATCTGCGCGGCCTGAGTCTGCACGGCGGCATAATCACGGAAATTGGCTACATCACCAAAGACAATACCGACAAAGTGTCGATCGTCATGTCCGACAGCGGCGAGGAACAGCAGCACCAAcggcagcaacagcagcagcaacaacatcCGTTGCTCGCACTCGGCACTAATATACAAACCCAGCCTAATCCTCTGGTACCCATCATTAGCGTCACCCCGCACTCACCCGGTCTGGCTAAGAACTATCCGGTCCTAG AGGAGAACTTGCAGCAACTGCACGAGATCCATGATTGCATTCAGCGTATGCGAGACCTTACGTTGGGTACTTTGGGGTACCATATTCGCGTGTCCAACAATTCTGACTCTCCGCAGAGATTGACTTCCTCCTGCCCGTCCTTGTGTCCGCTGATCACCGCCGAGCTCGTATCTCGTTCCGGTAACAATCATCATGACACTGGTTCCGATCCAGATCTCTTCCTTGCTAATTGCTCCACCAACAGTTCCCCGACGCATTTCCCGTCGGTAGGCGGTCGCGCTCGCACGCAACAGTCGCAGGGTATAGACAGGCGACGCAGCTGGACCGGGGATCTGGAAGATCTGGAAGAGAGTCGGCGTGGTAATCGTCGATACTCTGGGCAGAATCATCTGCAGGCCCAAAATATGGTTAATATCGTCCGTTACTTGTTGAAACCAGGGCACGATCCGATCTCG CGACAACGCAGCATTAGTTTAAGTAGCCTAGACAGCGAAAACGAGCTAGAATTAGATGGGAAATCATGTGCCGGACCGGTAAGCGTAGGCAATCGGGCATGCAGATCACAAACGAGCACTCACTCACTGAACGAAGCTGATCTTGTACAG AGTGAATATCAGAAGATAGTCATAAAGAGGGATAGTCAGAGGTTAACAGAAAGTAGCAGTTTAATGCCAGGGCTGACTGGTTCGCGTTTACCTCTTCAGAAATCCATATCTACGCCCTCGATCGTTACACCGCAAGTTCACGCGCATTTAGCCGAAACCGGAACTCGGACAACGCCTTCACTTGCAGC CCGTCATGAAAGAAACGAAAAGGGTAGCGGGAGTGAGACAGAAACCGAGGATCTTCATACACCACACAGCCACGAATTCCATGAAGATCGAGAGGGCACTCCAAGTGTTCAGATATCCCTTGACGAGCTTTTGACTGA TACTGCATATGATGATCATCATTCCGAAAAAACTAGAAGAAAGCGCGGTTCTATCTTCTTTCGTAAAAAGAAG GATAAAAGCGGGAAGAAAACCAATCAGCAACATTTATGGGTAACGATGACAGTAGGATCTCAAGGAAGCTTATTGTGTGATGTTTGTATGAAACATTCGACGAATAAGCCGCTCCTTCATTGCGACA ATTGCGGAGCATCGGTTCATCAAAGTCAAGGATGCAAGGATCAATTGATACTGGAATGTGTCAAGTCTAAACATCAGTCCAGCAAATCTGCATCAAAATCTTTATCGAGCGTTTCTACAATTACAAGTAACAGCAGCATTAACAAACGTGGTTCCACGACGTCGTTGCCTCTGCCAGCGTCATCCGGAAGCGGAAG TCAAACGataaacgaagaaaaagatgGCGAGAGCGGACAACATCGTGATCTTCCCAG tggaTGGGAAGAATTTGATTTTGGTGACGACGTTCATCAATTCACCGTGGGCGATCTCGAAGAGATAGATCCCGAGCTGACGTTGGGAAAGGAAGAACCTGATTCTTGGAGCTCTGCAATCGGTCGTAACGTTGCGCTGCGCCTCGTCGATCATTGTGAGCGCGAAGTGAAGAGACAGgaacatatatatgaattcgTGCTTACGGAGAAGCACCATTGCCTGGTGCTGCTTGCGATGGAAAAGATCTTCGCGGAGGGATTGCGACGGCACTTTCGTCTCGGTCAACCGGATCTCGAACGTATGTTCCCCCGATTGCGGGATTTGATCGACATCCATCTgcgatttttgcaaaaactgCGAAAACGGCAGAATGCCAATCCCGTAGTTTCCACGATCGTCGACATTCTAGTCGAGCAGTTCTCAGGTGATAACGCGCAACGCATGAAAAGCGCGTACGGGGAGTTTTGTAGTCGTCACCGGGACGCCGTCGAGGCATACAAGTATTATCTGCGTAACGACCCTCGTTTCGCCCGTTTTGTACGGCACTGTCAG ACAAATCCTTTGTTGAAAAAGAAAGGTATACCTGAGTGTATACTTTTTGTTACTCAACGTTTGACAAAATATCCATTGCTGATTGAGCCACTCATTAAAACTAGCACTGTGCAAGACGAAGGTGAAGATCTACGTAAAGCACTAGTTCTCGTTAAAGAGATTTTAGCTGATGTAGATGCCTGCGTAGCCGATAAGGAACGAGAAGATAGAAAATTAGAGATATACAATAA GATTGACGCGAAATCATTCATTACGTATCGTGGTgccaaatttaaaaagtcgGACATAATCAACAGAGTATTGAAGTTTGAGGGCACTGCTTATTTGATGCAAGGTCGCGGCAAAATGACTGCCATCGTAGTGGTCGTTCTCTCAGACATATTGTTTTTCTTAGCTGAGAGAGATCAGAAATATGCGTTCTTCGTGCCTGACAATAAAGCCGGTATAGTGTCGCTGCAGAAGCTGTTAGTCCGCGAAAAAGCCCGTCAGGAATCCAGTATTTACCTAATAAGCAGCAATCCGGCTGAACCTGAAATGTTTGAACTGAAGATTCAGAAACCAAAGGACAAACAACTATGGATACAGGCGATTCGATCGGCAGTCGAGGCTTGCCCGCAGGAGTCCGAGAACGAAGCTGATGCACTGATGGAAAATAGTAACGAATTGCGAGATATTCGCTCCTCCTCGATCTCGCTAGTGTCTGTCGAAGAGAAGCAACGTATCGCCAAAGCTAAGGAATCACACATACTTAGAATTGTCG GCGAATTGCGAAAAAAGGATACTGAGCAGGCGCTGCTGTTTGAAGAGAAGATCAATTTGCAAATGCGACTTTTACAAGCGGCGAACATTTGGAACGGGAACGAGAGCGACAATGAGAGAATCGAGAAACTTGAGAAGGAAGTCGCTGATTACACTCGGTTGGTGCACAACGAGAGGACTGATACCACTCAATTATGGCAGGAG GTATTTGTAGCCGTGCAAGAAGCGACACGTCTTGCTAGCTCGTTGTCATTTAACGTAGGTGGCGCTAATTTATCGAGAAGCTTAAGTTCTGCCGGTGAACGTCACAGTGAAGCTTATGTTTCGCCAGCTCTTTGTGTGCCTCGAAGAGCCGAAACTTTCGCCGGTTTTGATCACAACAAG GAGAGACACCCGCTGCGTGATCCAAACGCGTTGCATACCGTACTTCCCGTTCCGAAACTCGGCGAGTTACCGAAAGAAAATCCCGAACAGAAGGAAGGTCCAGAATTAGAGACGAACAAGGATCAACAGTGGGCGGCAATACGTTTGTCTAATCACATTTATACGTTGGTTTGTATAATAAGTAGTCAGATGACGACAATCGACAGTCTACAGGCGCAACTGGCCGCGTGTAAAGACGGCGGCACGGGTAAATCATCTAATAATCGTCCGAATCCGAATCGTCAATTGGAAGAGTTGCGAAATCTACAGGATCAGCATTATCGAGATAAAGCGGCGTTTCAAGCTGCGTCTCAGCAGGAGAAAATGCAATTGGAGGAGGAACGAGCCGAGCTAGCCCGCCAAAGAGAGCAGTTGGCCGCCGAGCAGCGAGATGTGACACAGCAACGAGATCAGTTGTATCGACGGCTCGAGGCGTTAGAACGACAGGGTGTTACATTAGTCGGAAGTTCCACGACCGGCTCGATTCACCTGTCGCACTTGACACAGAACACAGAAACGATGCAGCAAACTGCACGCAGCAAAGCGCAATCTGAAGCCAAACGCATCCCCCTGAATCTGATCAGCGCGACAAATCAACAAAAAGTGCAAAGCAACTTGCCAGTCAAACAGCAACTGCCGCTAAAGCTTGCCAGCGGGAGTAACAACAATACAAG AAGCAACAGTACCGCGAGTAATAACAGTCCAGATCGGCACTCTAGAACAGGCAGTAGCCCGGCGATCGTCACCAGTTCTGCGTACTCTTCACCGGAGCTCGGAAATAGCCATCATCACGGAATCGGCAGCGGGAGTCACACGTACTCATCGAATCGTTCATTTCGGATCACTCGCTCTCCGCCCGAAGTCTCATATGCGCAGCAGCAACAGCGAAGCTCGGAGCAGCACTCgcaacagcaacaacagcagccGCTGGAGGAAGAGGTGATCTTTTTCTGA